DNA from Chitinophaga pendula:
AAAAAGCAACCCTGGGCGACCTGGGCGCGCTGGCCGAACTGAGAGAGAAATTGAAACAATCCGAAGGTGGAGAAAAGAAAGAAGGTGAATAAGCCGGATTGAAGTAAACTAAATAATCACAGCCCTTGCAGCAATGCAGGGGCTGTTTTTTTACCGCTACCTCCGCCCGCAGATTGTCCCTTTTAACCCCCCGGAACCTTGCTATCCCTCAATGTAAGTGGCATACTCGGACAAGGGTAGGAACGTTACGAATGGCTACACGAATCCCTGCACTTTGATGACGAGATCGTCCTCAAAGTGCAGCAGCGGTAAGCCTTGAGTTTCCTTATTCGATAATGGCAACCACCCGGGCGGGGGCTGCCGATGCATTTTTGATCTTCAACGGGAACACCGCCACCTTGAAACCATGAGCAGGTAATGCCCCCAGGTTCACCAGTTGCTCCATATGGCAATATTCCTTCTCCTGGCCTACCAGGTGCGCCTGCCAGAACAGGTCCGGGTCGTTGGTCGCCTTCGCCCTGGCCACCATATCTTTTAATGGGAGGTCAAAACCCCATTGATCAATACCGATCACCTTTACCCCCTGGTCTATCAACCAATGGGTAGCTGCACTACTCATACCCGTACCTTTCATCGGATACTCCCGCGTACCTATATATTTGTCACGTCCCGTATAGATAAGTACGATCGTGCCAGGAACAATCACCGCACCGGAACGGGACAGATCCTGTTGCAGGTCTGCTACCGTGATCTCCTCCAGCTCCGCTTTATGGGTCATATCAATCACTACCCCCGGACCATAACACCACTCCAACGGTACCTGGTCGATGGTTTTGGCCGGCTGCCCGTTCACCGTAGCACTGTAATGCCAGGGAGCATCTATATGCGTGGCCGCATGTACCCCCATACTGACGATCTTATCATCCGCCCAGCCTTCAAAATGTTGGGGAAACAAACGGGCGGGTAATCCCAGGAAATAACGGATCAACAAACGGCTCTTCCGGTGAGGGAAATGTTTCACCCGGATACGCATAAACCAGGGATCCTGCCGGTTATATTCAATGGTCTTAGACAGGTCAATAATGGTGGCCATAAAACGGTTTTACAAGCGGATAGTAATTACACAGGTTGAGTGCCGATCTTGGCGCCTTGCAACTGCTCCAGGTAAGCATCGTTGAATGCCAGCAGGGAGGGCAGCTGCAGATCCGCCAGTACAAAACGGGGCTCCTGCCTTTTGTGTGCCTCCGGCACCACAACGGTCCGCATACGGGCCGCTTTGGCCGCCGTCATCCCGGTCACAGAATCTTCAAATGCCAGACACTGCAATGGATCACTCCCCAAAGCCTGTGCACAGTTCAGATACACCGCCGGATGAGGTTTGCCATGTGACTC
Protein-coding regions in this window:
- a CDS encoding cyclase family protein, which translates into the protein MATIIDLSKTIEYNRQDPWFMRIRVKHFPHRKSRLLIRYFLGLPARLFPQHFEGWADDKIVSMGVHAATHIDAPWHYSATVNGQPAKTIDQVPLEWCYGPGVVIDMTHKAELEEITVADLQQDLSRSGAVIVPGTIVLIYTGRDKYIGTREYPMKGTGMSSAATHWLIDQGVKVIGIDQWGFDLPLKDMVARAKATNDPDLFWQAHLVGQEKEYCHMEQLVNLGALPAHGFKVAVFPLKIKNASAAPARVVAIIE